The Lottiidibacillus patelloidae genome window below encodes:
- a CDS encoding DUF6063 family protein has protein sequence MSSVKSGIQIFKILVEHGQLDRDDHSDLFIEYLNSEVQEVLSDFEEEMDCKIIKLNNSIYLLPNFDNSLLGFRNKDFRSSFGSGATNSDVYLSYYITMFLLHQFYGGKNQNPKQRDFIRVMTLIDDLDQKFEAILSTDEEDMIAVEEELNINLIRIAEVWNQKIVHEENKRSTKYGTVIRICSLLEQEKLIRLLEDKKEIRTTKKLDDLMTYYFLNDSRIQEINSIFKEEPVHASN, from the coding sequence GCCAACTAGACAGGGACGATCATAGCGATTTATTTATTGAGTATTTAAATTCAGAAGTGCAGGAAGTATTAAGTGATTTTGAAGAAGAAATGGACTGCAAAATTATTAAGTTAAATAACTCAATTTATCTTTTGCCTAACTTTGATAATAGTTTACTAGGTTTTCGTAATAAAGATTTTAGAAGTTCGTTTGGTTCTGGAGCCACTAATAGCGATGTCTATCTTTCCTATTACATAACGATGTTTCTTTTACATCAATTTTACGGTGGGAAAAATCAAAACCCAAAACAACGAGACTTTATTCGTGTGATGACGTTAATCGATGACTTAGACCAAAAGTTCGAGGCTATTTTATCTACTGATGAAGAAGATATGATTGCAGTGGAAGAGGAATTAAACATCAATCTAATTCGAATTGCAGAAGTGTGGAATCAAAAAATCGTCCATGAAGAAAATAAGCGATCAACGAAATACGGAACAGTAATCAGAATATGTTCGCTACTTGAACAAGAAAAGCTTATTCGTTTGTTGGAAGACAAAAAGGAAATTCGCACAACTAAAAAGCTAGATGACTTAATGACGTACTACTTTTTAAATGATAGCCGCATTCAGGAGATTAATAGTATTTTTAAGGAGGAGCCTGTCCATGCCTCAAATTAA